A single genomic interval of Agromyces cerinus harbors:
- a CDS encoding response regulator transcription factor encodes MSTNAAATPHRAPAIAKPDGSMVRVLVVDDEHSLTELLKMALKYEGWDVRTAGDGQTAVKVAREFRPDAIVLDIMLPDIDGLEVLQRVRADGTETPVLFLTAKDSLDDRIAGLTAGGDDYVTKPFSLEEVVARLRGLIRRSTLTLAQAKDPVLVVGDLTLDEDSYEVFRDGTPIELTATEFELLRFLMRNPRRVLSKAQILDRVWSYDFGGKESVVELYISYLRKKIDAGREPMIHTVRGAGYMLKAAG; translated from the coding sequence ATGAGCACGAACGCCGCAGCGACCCCGCACCGAGCCCCCGCCATCGCCAAGCCCGACGGCTCGATGGTGCGCGTGCTCGTGGTCGACGACGAGCACTCGCTCACCGAGCTGCTCAAGATGGCGCTGAAGTACGAGGGATGGGACGTGCGCACCGCGGGCGACGGGCAGACCGCGGTGAAGGTCGCCCGCGAGTTCCGACCCGACGCGATCGTGCTCGACATCATGCTGCCCGACATCGACGGCCTCGAGGTGCTGCAGCGCGTGCGGGCCGACGGCACCGAGACGCCCGTGCTCTTCCTCACCGCGAAGGACTCGCTCGACGACCGCATCGCAGGTCTCACCGCAGGCGGCGACGACTACGTCACGAAGCCGTTCAGCCTCGAGGAGGTCGTTGCACGCCTGCGCGGACTCATCCGGCGCTCGACCCTCACGCTCGCCCAGGCGAAGGACCCGGTGCTCGTCGTCGGCGACCTGACCCTCGACGAGGACTCGTACGAGGTCTTCCGCGACGGCACGCCGATCGAGCTGACCGCCACCGAGTTCGAGCTGCTGCGCTTCCTCATGCGCAACCCCCGCCGCGTGCTCTCGAAGGCGCAGATCCTCGACCGCGTCTGGAGCTACGACTTCGGCGGCAAGGAGTCGGTCGTCGAGCTCTACATCTCGTACCTGCGCAAGAAGATCGACGCGGGCCGCGAGCCGATGATCCACACCGTGCGCGGCGCCGGCTACATGCTGAAGGCCGCCGGATGA
- a CDS encoding ABC transporter permease produces MFFTYLRRELAGRRRQTAIIAIGMALAIALVMIVNSVSAGVRDAQASVLESVYGVGTDLTVSQSPTPPAEGEAGGPRFEFGADAGTTTDGSTEISQSRLSAGFGSSTFDEAALASVEELDGVAAASATLSLTNTTFDGELPDFAQTAEGTEQMPADGEQPAAPPQGGFDGAGGSAFDVDSFTVLGLDPASAAVGPLSAVELADGRGLEASDTGEPVAVLDASYATSAELAVSDTIDVGGTEFEVVGTVSSTSADAATAANVYIPLDLAQSISGEEGMISSISVQAESADGIDALQAEIEEALPDATVSTQSDLAASVSGSLASASSLISNLGLWVSLAVLVAAFLIAILFTIQGVTRRTREFGTLKAIGWPNGRIVGQVAGESLVQGLIGGAAGLVLGLAGIWVVNLIAPTIGGSSGSEVVAGGPGGREMVMQAGGPDGGFGGAMPSAASSAEVVLHAPVTVSVIVIAIGLAIAGGLVAGAFGGWRAARLRPAEALRSVA; encoded by the coding sequence ATGTTCTTCACCTACCTCCGGCGCGAACTCGCCGGGCGCCGCAGGCAGACCGCGATCATCGCGATCGGCATGGCGCTCGCGATCGCGCTCGTCATGATCGTGAACTCGGTCTCCGCCGGCGTGCGCGACGCCCAGGCCTCCGTGCTCGAGTCCGTCTACGGCGTCGGCACCGACCTCACGGTGTCGCAGAGCCCGACCCCGCCAGCGGAGGGCGAGGCCGGCGGTCCGCGGTTCGAGTTCGGTGCCGACGCGGGCACCACGACCGACGGGTCGACCGAGATCAGCCAGTCGCGGCTCTCGGCCGGGTTCGGCTCGAGCACCTTCGACGAGGCTGCCCTGGCGTCGGTCGAGGAACTCGACGGCGTCGCCGCGGCGTCCGCCACCCTCTCGCTCACGAACACGACGTTCGACGGCGAGCTGCCCGATTTCGCGCAGACGGCGGAGGGCACCGAGCAGATGCCCGCCGACGGCGAGCAGCCCGCGGCACCGCCGCAGGGCGGCTTCGACGGCGCCGGCGGCAGCGCCTTCGACGTCGACAGCTTCACGGTGCTCGGCCTCGACCCGGCTTCGGCCGCCGTCGGGCCCCTCTCGGCGGTCGAGCTGGCCGACGGGCGCGGGCTCGAGGCATCCGACACCGGCGAGCCGGTCGCCGTGCTCGACGCCAGCTACGCCACGAGCGCCGAGCTCGCCGTGAGCGACACGATCGACGTCGGGGGTACGGAGTTCGAGGTCGTCGGCACCGTCTCGTCGACCTCCGCCGACGCCGCGACCGCCGCGAACGTCTACATCCCGCTCGACCTCGCCCAGTCGATCTCGGGCGAGGAGGGCATGATCTCGAGCATCTCGGTGCAGGCGGAGTCCGCCGACGGCATCGACGCCCTGCAGGCCGAGATCGAGGAGGCGCTGCCGGATGCCACGGTGTCGACGCAGTCCGACCTCGCCGCCTCCGTCTCGGGCTCGCTGGCGAGCGCGTCGAGCCTCATCTCGAACCTCGGGCTCTGGGTCTCGCTCGCGGTGCTCGTCGCCGCCTTCCTCATCGCCATCCTCTTCACGATCCAGGGCGTGACCCGCCGCACCCGCGAGTTCGGAACGCTGAAGGCGATCGGCTGGCCGAACGGCCGCATCGTCGGCCAGGTCGCCGGCGAGTCGCTCGTGCAGGGTCTCATCGGCGGTGCGGCCGGGCTCGTGCTCGGCCTCGCGGGCATCTGGGTGGTCAACCTCATCGCCCCGACGATCGGCGGCAGCTCGGGTTCCGAAGTGGTCGCCGGCGGCCCCGGCGGCCGCGAGATGGTCATGCAGGCCGGCGGCCCGGACGGCGGCTTCGGCGGAGCGATGCCGTCGGCCGCGTCATCCGCCGAGGTCGTGCTGCACGCCCCCGTGACCGTCAGCGTCATCGTGATCGCCATCGGACTCGCGATCGCCGGCGGCCTCGTCGCCGGCGCGTTCGGCGGATGGCGCGCCGCGAGGCTCCGCCCGGCCGAAGCCCTCCGCAGCGTCGCCTGA
- a CDS encoding TetR/AcrR family transcriptional regulator, with translation MATISSAKPDELAAAAFALFSTRGIAGVNMDEIAAGAGVTKGSLYWHYASKKEVILAACNLYYGVWRTQIAAATEVHERIGDQLEAAVAFSVRSCLLDDANRVFTTEIVAMSLYDADVRASWTGFLDETERFFLGLTHRAVGAGELRCDDVDRAVDLLLASMEGIKQIALFRPQACLPENEQRTCRRLMSLMGERVPAPV, from the coding sequence GTGGCCACCATCAGCTCGGCGAAACCCGACGAACTCGCCGCAGCAGCGTTCGCGTTGTTCTCGACGCGCGGCATCGCCGGCGTCAACATGGACGAGATCGCGGCCGGCGCGGGGGTCACGAAGGGGAGCCTCTACTGGCACTACGCCTCGAAGAAAGAGGTCATCCTCGCGGCGTGCAACCTCTACTACGGCGTGTGGCGCACCCAGATCGCGGCGGCCACCGAGGTGCACGAGCGCATCGGCGACCAGCTCGAGGCCGCCGTCGCGTTCTCCGTCCGGAGTTGCCTGCTCGACGACGCCAACCGGGTGTTCACGACCGAGATCGTCGCGATGTCGCTGTACGACGCCGACGTTCGCGCGAGCTGGACGGGATTCCTCGACGAGACCGAGCGGTTCTTCCTCGGCCTCACGCACCGAGCGGTCGGTGCGGGAGAGCTTCGGTGCGACGACGTCGATCGCGCGGTCGACCTCCTGCTCGCCTCGATGGAGGGCATCAAGCAGATCGCCCTGTTCCGGCCGCAGGCGTGCCTTCCCGAGAACGAGCAGCGCACCTGCAGGCGGCTCATGTCGCTGATGGGCGAGCGGGTGCCTGCGCCGGTCTGA
- a CDS encoding sugar phosphate isomerase/epimerase family protein, producing MPEIGIGFHTDAFNSSHKSFEQALAWAQEHDVHYIEPGTIDGACWIQGLGYFPHVSFLEDPVLLRRKMEGYGVEFSQIDAAYPLSGLDGPSIGVPYVQRAIAWAAQAGCPRVATTDGLYKPEGLSDREALDQMKRSYTEIVRVAEAHEVVVTIETHGYFTTRPEFLAEMLDFCGETPWLRLNLDTGNTFIAGNDPVAFADRFIDRIAHVHIKDVSASLAEAARGGATGIAISHVAAGDGVNADNIRAILRRLSAHGFDGVLNIECEGQGGPMLADSVRWLRQEIAEAGFTERVPSFVRVPAGA from the coding sequence ATGCCAGAGATCGGAATCGGCTTCCACACCGATGCATTCAATTCGAGCCACAAGTCGTTCGAGCAGGCGCTCGCGTGGGCGCAGGAGCACGATGTGCACTACATCGAGCCGGGAACGATCGACGGCGCCTGCTGGATCCAGGGCCTCGGCTACTTCCCGCACGTGTCGTTCCTCGAGGACCCCGTGCTCCTCCGCCGCAAGATGGAGGGCTACGGTGTCGAGTTCTCCCAGATCGACGCGGCCTACCCGTTGTCAGGGCTCGACGGCCCGTCGATCGGCGTGCCCTACGTGCAGCGGGCGATCGCCTGGGCGGCGCAGGCGGGCTGCCCGCGAGTGGCGACCACCGACGGGCTCTACAAGCCCGAGGGCCTGAGCGATCGCGAGGCGCTCGATCAGATGAAGCGCAGCTACACCGAGATCGTGCGGGTCGCCGAGGCGCACGAGGTGGTCGTGACGATCGAGACGCACGGCTACTTCACGACCCGACCCGAGTTCCTCGCCGAGATGCTCGACTTCTGCGGTGAGACGCCGTGGTTGCGCCTCAACCTCGACACGGGCAACACGTTCATCGCCGGCAACGACCCGGTCGCCTTCGCGGACCGGTTCATCGACCGCATCGCCCACGTGCACATCAAGGATGTCTCGGCGTCGCTCGCCGAGGCGGCGCGCGGCGGTGCGACCGGCATCGCGATCAGCCACGTCGCCGCGGGCGACGGCGTCAATGCCGACAACATCCGCGCGATCCTGCGGCGCCTCAGTGCCCACGGGTTCGACGGCGTGCTGAACATCGAGTGCGAGGGCCAGGGCGGCCCGATGCTCGCCGATTCGGTGCGATGGCTGCGACAGGAGATCGCAGAGGCGGGCTTCACCGAGCGCGTCCCGAGCTTCGTACGCGTTCCCGCCGGCGCATGA
- a CDS encoding ABC transporter ATP-binding protein: protein MYTLEHVSKTYAQSKRRITALQDVSLSIPKGQLVAIQGPTGGGKSTLLQMLGALDRPSTGRVALGEAELSHLPDRKLAGIRAKEIGFVFQGFNLIPTLTALENVETALEPLGVPADERRRRATEALESVGLGDRGGHVPSELSGGQQQRVAIARALVKEPDVLLADEPTGNLDEQTRDDIMDLLEGLWRDRGLTLIVVTHDSAVAKRAERRLHIRDGAVTER, encoded by the coding sequence ATGTACACGCTCGAACACGTGTCGAAGACCTATGCGCAGTCGAAGCGCCGCATCACCGCACTGCAGGACGTCTCCCTGTCGATCCCGAAGGGGCAGCTCGTCGCGATCCAGGGGCCGACCGGGGGCGGCAAGTCGACACTCCTGCAGATGCTCGGCGCACTCGACCGACCGAGCACCGGCCGTGTCGCGCTCGGCGAGGCCGAGCTCTCGCACCTGCCGGATCGGAAGCTCGCCGGCATCCGCGCGAAGGAGATCGGGTTCGTCTTCCAGGGCTTCAACCTGATTCCCACGCTCACCGCGCTCGAGAACGTCGAGACGGCGCTCGAGCCGCTCGGGGTGCCGGCCGACGAGCGGCGGCGCCGAGCGACCGAAGCGCTCGAGTCGGTGGGGCTCGGCGACCGCGGCGGCCATGTTCCGAGCGAGCTGTCGGGCGGTCAGCAGCAGCGCGTGGCCATCGCACGGGCGCTCGTGAAGGAGCCCGACGTGCTGCTCGCCGACGAACCGACCGGCAACCTCGACGAGCAGACCCGCGACGACATCATGGACCTGCTCGAGGGCCTCTGGCGCGACCGCGGCCTCACGCTCATCGTCGTGACGCACGACTCCGCGGTGGCCAAGCGGGCCGAACGCCGCCTGCACATCAGGGACGGCGCCGTCACCGAGCGCTGA
- a CDS encoding MarR family winged helix-turn-helix transcriptional regulator, with product MTIVTEASAAVDEAIAEVEVQMSLLFNRARLIWKEAAQKVHPDLQPAAYKLLSTIVRLGSANAHVLAEMFEMDKSVVSRQVRTLEEFGLVETRADERDGRVRVLVATPVAEERLREVREGNQQRLRDVLRDHPEAELRGFAELLRSLAEA from the coding sequence ATGACGATCGTGACCGAGGCATCCGCAGCCGTCGACGAGGCAATCGCCGAAGTCGAAGTACAGATGAGCCTGCTCTTCAACCGGGCCCGCCTCATCTGGAAGGAGGCGGCGCAGAAGGTCCATCCCGACCTGCAGCCCGCGGCCTACAAGCTGCTGTCGACGATCGTGCGGCTCGGCTCGGCCAACGCCCACGTGCTCGCGGAGATGTTCGAGATGGACAAGTCCGTGGTGAGCCGCCAGGTGCGCACGCTCGAGGAGTTCGGACTCGTCGAGACCCGAGCCGACGAGCGCGACGGGCGCGTGCGCGTGCTCGTCGCGACGCCGGTCGCCGAAGAGCGGCTGCGCGAGGTGCGCGAGGGCAACCAGCAGCGGCTCCGCGACGTGCTGCGCGATCACCCCGAGGCGGAGCTGCGCGGCTTCGCCGAGCTGCTTCGGAGCCTCGCCGAGGCCTGA
- a CDS encoding PucR family transcriptional regulator → MSLQQTITRVAAELGRPALVEDHRRSVVAYSPHPDEIDEVRRRSILEHRADPAVHSWLSRLGVYAATSAVRVPGNPELGMLPRVCVPIGRSGIVFGHLWFIEPAEHARPLDLARASASAELVAEEWARVRMSLEGESAREDELARELMLGRAEVRRAAAAELVESGRFESGLLRAYVLSPGAPASGRGPAAESLERAARRARQALGGRGVLAFARRDHAVVVVPSATGRFADTDRIAGVVAESAAEAFGASTGAPRVAVGGEASVVAARESYREARRALGIAASFRLAPRVLHWDRLGVYRGLDSAAAAGLRSGDFQPGLERLAAERDGDVLIETLASYLAAAGHVQTAAARLGVHRTSLYNRLNRAQRILGIDLDDGLDRLGVHISLLLRAVEATGDGDPAAG, encoded by the coding sequence ATGAGCCTGCAGCAGACGATCACCCGAGTCGCCGCCGAGCTCGGGCGCCCGGCGCTGGTCGAGGATCATCGGCGCTCCGTCGTCGCCTACAGCCCGCATCCCGACGAGATCGACGAGGTCCGTCGTCGCTCGATCCTCGAGCACCGCGCGGATCCGGCCGTCCACAGCTGGCTCAGCCGTCTCGGCGTCTACGCCGCGACATCCGCGGTGCGCGTCCCCGGCAATCCCGAGCTCGGAATGCTGCCGCGCGTCTGCGTGCCGATCGGCCGATCGGGCATCGTGTTCGGTCACCTCTGGTTCATCGAGCCCGCCGAGCACGCGAGGCCGCTCGATCTCGCACGCGCCAGCGCCTCAGCCGAACTGGTCGCCGAGGAATGGGCGCGCGTTCGGATGTCGCTCGAGGGGGAGTCCGCACGCGAAGACGAGTTGGCCCGAGAGCTGATGCTCGGTCGTGCCGAGGTGCGGCGCGCCGCCGCCGCGGAGCTGGTCGAGTCCGGCCGGTTCGAGAGCGGACTGCTGCGCGCCTACGTGCTGAGCCCCGGTGCGCCCGCGTCGGGACGGGGGCCTGCCGCGGAGTCGCTCGAGCGCGCCGCGCGCCGCGCACGTCAGGCCCTCGGCGGTCGGGGCGTGCTGGCGTTCGCGAGGCGAGACCACGCGGTCGTCGTCGTGCCCTCGGCGACCGGTCGCTTCGCGGACACCGACCGCATCGCGGGCGTCGTCGCCGAGTCGGCGGCCGAGGCGTTCGGCGCGAGCACCGGCGCACCTCGCGTCGCGGTCGGCGGCGAGGCATCCGTCGTCGCGGCGCGCGAGAGCTATCGGGAGGCTCGCCGCGCGCTCGGCATCGCCGCCTCGTTCCGGCTCGCGCCGCGCGTGCTGCACTGGGATCGCCTCGGCGTGTACCGCGGGTTGGACTCGGCGGCGGCCGCGGGCTTGCGGTCCGGCGACTTCCAGCCCGGCCTGGAGCGACTGGCGGCGGAACGCGACGGCGACGTGCTCATCGAGACGCTCGCGTCGTATCTCGCGGCCGCCGGCCACGTGCAGACCGCGGCGGCGCGTCTGGGTGTGCACCGCACCTCTCTCTACAACCGGCTGAATCGCGCGCAGCGGATCCTCGGCATCGACCTCGACGATGGCCTCGATCGTCTCGGGGTGCACATCTCGCTCCTGCTGCGTGCGGTCGAGGCGACGGGCGACGGCGATCCCGCGGCCGGCTGA
- a CDS encoding Xaa-Pro dipeptidyl-peptidase yields MTSAALHADRRRRSRVVAVALTSVLAGGLVIAATPAYAAPMPAEPTFQDGLSQAVFTKVASEWINEEAWVESEVDSDRDGKPDLVHIDVTRVPETASGLKVPVLMEMSPYYAGGTEVTNWGVDHEIGAPPTEKEPWPAFTPTNRTSPRISGSLENTWVPRGFAVVHAEGLGSGWSEGCPTSGGLNESLAGKAVIDWLNGRATAYTGTDRATEVSADWTTGRVGMIGTSYNGTLPIGVASTGVEGLEAIVPVSAISSWYNYYRSDGAVRAPGGYQGEDLDVLADYVYTRFDQEICQPVIDDLRANQDRATGDSSPFWDERDYLADAEKITAATLVAHGLNDWNVMTKNASDLYEALKANGVPHQIYLHQGGHGGNPNDTLLNRWFTRYLYDVENGVEQLPKAYIVREDRTLTEYPEWPDPAMEQVKLKFSPAAAADGVGGLAVSRDGSRATENLIDDASIRATALAAAETSPNRLAYRTGVLGEPVRLSGTPSVSLKLSVDRTKANLTALLVEYPATGAPKIITRGWTDVENRSSSAVTEPITPGTAYGYEFGFEPKDYVFSAGSRIGVVIMSSDFEYTVRPAPGTELTLQPSASTVHLPLVGGMEALQASLRAAG; encoded by the coding sequence ATGACCTCAGCGGCCCTACACGCAGATCGTCGACGGCGCAGTCGTGTCGTCGCCGTCGCCCTGACGTCGGTCCTCGCCGGCGGCCTCGTCATCGCGGCGACCCCCGCGTACGCGGCACCGATGCCCGCCGAGCCGACCTTCCAGGACGGCCTCTCGCAAGCGGTCTTCACGAAGGTGGCGTCCGAGTGGATCAACGAGGAGGCGTGGGTCGAGAGCGAGGTCGATTCGGACCGCGACGGCAAGCCCGACCTCGTCCACATCGACGTGACGCGCGTGCCCGAGACCGCCTCCGGCCTGAAGGTGCCGGTGCTCATGGAGATGAGCCCGTACTACGCCGGCGGCACCGAGGTCACCAACTGGGGAGTCGACCACGAGATCGGCGCCCCGCCGACCGAGAAGGAGCCGTGGCCGGCGTTCACGCCGACGAATCGCACGAGCCCGCGCATCTCGGGATCCCTCGAGAACACCTGGGTGCCGCGCGGATTCGCCGTCGTGCACGCCGAGGGCCTCGGCAGCGGTTGGTCCGAGGGCTGCCCGACGTCGGGGGGCCTGAACGAGTCGCTCGCCGGCAAGGCCGTGATCGACTGGCTGAACGGCCGGGCGACCGCGTACACGGGCACCGACCGAGCGACCGAGGTCTCGGCGGACTGGACGACCGGCCGGGTCGGCATGATCGGCACGTCGTACAACGGCACGCTGCCGATCGGCGTGGCGAGCACGGGTGTCGAGGGCCTCGAGGCGATCGTGCCGGTGTCGGCGATCTCGAGCTGGTACAACTACTACCGCTCCGACGGCGCGGTGCGAGCGCCGGGAGGCTACCAGGGTGAAGACCTCGATGTACTGGCCGACTACGTGTACACGCGGTTCGACCAGGAGATCTGCCAGCCGGTCATCGACGACCTCCGCGCGAACCAGGACCGCGCGACCGGCGACTCGAGCCCGTTCTGGGATGAGCGCGACTACCTCGCCGATGCCGAGAAGATCACGGCCGCCACGCTCGTCGCGCACGGGCTGAACGACTGGAACGTCATGACGAAGAACGCCTCCGACCTCTATGAGGCGCTGAAGGCGAACGGCGTGCCGCACCAGATCTACCTCCACCAGGGCGGTCACGGCGGCAACCCGAACGACACGCTGCTCAACCGTTGGTTCACGCGCTACCTCTACGACGTCGAGAATGGTGTCGAGCAGCTGCCGAAGGCCTACATCGTCCGCGAGGACCGCACGCTCACCGAGTACCCGGAGTGGCCCGACCCCGCCATGGAGCAGGTCAAGCTGAAGTTCAGCCCTGCCGCCGCTGCCGACGGGGTCGGCGGCCTCGCGGTCTCGCGCGACGGCTCCCGCGCGACCGAGAACCTGATCGACGATGCGAGCATCCGCGCGACCGCCCTGGCCGCGGCGGAGACCTCTCCGAACCGGCTCGCGTACCGCACCGGGGTGCTCGGCGAGCCCGTGCGCCTCTCGGGCACGCCGTCGGTGTCGTTGAAGCTGTCGGTCGACCGTACCAAGGCCAACCTCACGGCGCTGCTCGTGGAGTACCCGGCGACCGGCGCTCCGAAGATCATCACGCGAGGCTGGACCGACGTCGAGAACCGCAGCTCGTCGGCCGTGACCGAGCCGATCACGCCGGGCACCGCGTACGGCTACGAGTTCGGCTTCGAACCGAAGGACTACGTGTTCTCGGCCGGATCGCGGATCGGCGTCGTGATCATGTCGTCGGACTTCGAGTACACCGTGCGTCCGGCACCGGGAACCGAGCTCACGCTCCAGCCGTCGGCATCGACGGTGCACCTGCCGCTCGTCGGCGGAATGGAGGCGCTGCAGGCGTCGCTCCGCGCGGCCGGTTAG
- a CDS encoding sensor histidine kinase has translation MTRPGDPGYAASARATATAATPTQQDAPELPAATDVPRRREWTLQRRLLLVLAGLLAAVSMVVGVVSVSIFHTSSMAAVDADLRSAMDRAELNLQGPMPFPGSGEAATPLLDVAGQSAGTLAAVVPDTGQADAAYIAEDAQGILKLPPDATATLAAVPDDGQPHTIDMGRALGEFRALSERKDIAPETRVVIALPLAEVNASARELGVTIAVVALAGLVLALGFGSLIVRRALAPLSRMTETAQHVSELPLDRGDVALAERVPVDDERTEVGRLGGAFNRMLGHVASALSAREQSEQKVRRFVADASHELRTPLASIRGYAELTRLHGGELPPDVVHAIGRIESESVRMTELVEDLLLLARLDEGRELGALPVDLGRVVVEAIGDAQAAGPGHDWEVRLPDAPAVVVGDEPRLRQVVTNLLANARVHTPDGTAVVASLEHDGDDIVLTVEDDGPGIPPALADSLFERFARGDSSRSRIAGSTGLGLAIVRGVTLAHGGTVDVASEPGRTRFTVRLPAETGAQGD, from the coding sequence ATGACGCGGCCGGGCGATCCCGGCTACGCGGCGTCGGCCCGGGCGACCGCCACGGCGGCGACGCCGACGCAGCAGGACGCTCCCGAGCTGCCCGCGGCGACCGACGTCCCGCGTCGACGCGAGTGGACCCTGCAGCGACGCCTGCTCCTCGTGCTCGCCGGACTCCTCGCCGCGGTCAGCATGGTGGTCGGCGTCGTCAGCGTGAGCATCTTCCACACCTCGTCGATGGCCGCGGTCGATGCCGACCTGCGTTCGGCGATGGACCGGGCCGAATTGAACCTCCAGGGGCCCATGCCGTTCCCCGGCAGCGGTGAGGCCGCCACCCCGCTCCTCGACGTCGCCGGCCAGTCCGCCGGCACGCTCGCCGCAGTGGTTCCCGACACGGGCCAGGCCGATGCCGCCTACATCGCGGAGGACGCGCAGGGCATCTTGAAGCTGCCGCCGGACGCGACGGCGACGCTCGCCGCCGTCCCCGATGACGGGCAGCCACACACGATCGACATGGGGCGTGCTCTCGGCGAGTTCCGTGCCCTCTCGGAACGCAAGGACATCGCCCCCGAGACCCGGGTCGTGATCGCCCTGCCGCTCGCCGAGGTGAACGCCTCCGCGCGGGAACTCGGCGTGACGATCGCGGTCGTCGCGCTCGCAGGTCTCGTGCTGGCGCTCGGATTCGGCTCGCTCATCGTCCGGCGCGCCCTGGCCCCCCTGTCGCGCATGACCGAGACCGCCCAGCACGTCTCCGAACTGCCCCTCGATCGCGGCGACGTCGCGCTCGCCGAACGCGTTCCCGTCGACGACGAACGCACCGAGGTCGGCCGCCTCGGCGGCGCCTTCAACCGCATGCTCGGCCACGTGGCATCCGCTCTCTCTGCGCGTGAGCAGAGCGAGCAGAAGGTGCGCCGCTTCGTCGCCGACGCCTCGCACGAGCTGCGCACCCCGCTCGCCTCGATCCGCGGCTACGCCGAACTCACCCGGTTGCACGGCGGCGAGCTGCCGCCAGATGTCGTGCACGCGATCGGGCGCATCGAGTCGGAGTCGGTGCGCATGACCGAGCTCGTCGAAGACCTGCTGCTGCTCGCGCGGCTCGACGAGGGGCGCGAACTCGGGGCGCTGCCGGTCGACCTCGGCAGAGTCGTCGTCGAGGCGATCGGCGACGCGCAGGCGGCCGGTCCCGGGCACGACTGGGAGGTGCGACTTCCGGATGCCCCGGCCGTCGTCGTCGGCGATGAGCCGCGCCTGCGGCAGGTCGTGACGAACCTGCTCGCGAACGCCCGGGTGCACACGCCCGACGGCACCGCGGTCGTGGCCTCGCTCGAACACGACGGCGACGACATCGTGCTGACGGTCGAAGACGACGGTCCCGGCATTCCGCCGGCGCTCGCGGACTCGCTGTTCGAGCGCTTCGCGAGAGGCGACTCGTCGCGGTCGCGCATCGCAGGCAGCACCGGTCTCGGGCTCGCGATCGTGCGAGGGGTGACGCTCGCCCACGGCGGCACGGTCGACGTGGCGAGCGAGCCCGGTCGCACCCGATTCACCGTGCGGCTGCCGGCGGAGACCGGCGCGCAGGGCGACTGA